In Harmonia axyridis chromosome 6, icHarAxyr1.1, whole genome shotgun sequence, a single window of DNA contains:
- the LOC123683478 gene encoding LOW QUALITY PROTEIN: carboxypeptidase M-like (The sequence of the model RefSeq protein was modified relative to this genomic sequence to represent the inferred CDS: deleted 1 base in 1 codon) yields the protein MRFVYWCIGSSDQERSTMTFSIWLLMALAVVSKAQSDFSNNDSPNQATDFTQSEYAKQGNQQISPDAELRNYQTVGNYNLDVQNDPYGLDYVYHDYEAMTKFLRTTTAKFPTLTALYSIGKSVQGRDLWVLVVSASPYEHMIGKPDVKYVANMHGNEAVSRELMLHLIQHLVTQYQVDPYIRWLLDNTRIHILPSMNPDGFEVSKEGTCEGGQGRYNARGFDLNRNFPDYFKQNNKRPQPETEAVKDWISKIQFVLSGSLHGGALVASYPFDNTPNSLFSNFGSSPSLTPDDDVFRHLALAYSTNHAKMSRGVACKSSQKGFNRGITNGAEWYPLTGGMQDFNYVWYGCMEVTLEVSCCKYPPAQELPKYWEDNKESLVRFLQEAHRGVHGFVIDENGNPIEKASLKIKGRDVGFQSTRYGEFWRILLPGMYKLEVYADGFVPREIEFVVLDQQPTLLNVTMMAAKRKDGQYYRPQAQTPHHPPFHRGPPPQLTRPQNGIFSSLSNGFNSLVSNLFG from the exons ATGCGCTTCGTGTATTGGTGCATT GGGTCCAGCGACCAAGAACG ttCCACCATGACTTTTTCGATATGGCTGTTAATGGCCTTGGCAGTAGTAAGCAAAGCACAAAGTGACTTCTCTAATAACGATTCGCCAAACCAAGCCACAGATTTCACCCAGTCTGAGTATGCAAAACAGGGAAACCAACAAATCTCACCCGATGCTGAGCTAAGGAACTACCAGACTGTCGGTAACTATAATTTGGACGTTCAAAACGACCCTTATGGGCTCGACTACGTGTACCATGACTACGAAGCCATGACCAAGTTCCTGAGAACTACCACTGCCAAGTTTCCTACCTTGACTGCCCTTTATTCCATTGGAAAATCCGTCCAAg GAAGAGACCTATGGGTGTTAGTCGTTTCTGCTTCTCCATATGAGCATATGATTGGTAAACCTGATGTAAAATATGTTGCAAACATGCATGGTAATGAAGCAGTCAGCAGAGAATTGATGCTGCATTTAATCCAA CATCTAGTGACCCAATATCAAGTGGACCCCTACATCAGATGGCTCTTGGACAACACCAGAATCCACATACTGCCTTCCATGAATCCAGATGGCTTCGAAGTGTCCAAAGAAGGAACTTGTGAGGGTGGACAAGGAAG aTACAACGCCAGAGGCTTTGACCTTAACAGGAACTTCCCCGATTATTTCAAACAGAACAACAAGAGACCCCAACCAGAAACGGAAGCTGTAAAGGATTGGATATCGAAGATTCAATTCGTACTTTCTGGATCTCTCCACGGTGGCGCCCTTGTCGCAAGCTATCCATTCGATAACACTCCAAATTCAC TGTTCTCAAACTTCGGATCGTCTCCATCTTTAACCCCAGATGACGATGTCTTCAGACATCTAGCCCTGGCCTATTCAACAAATCATGCCAAGATGAGCAGAGGAGTTGCCTGCAAATCTTCCCAAAAGGGATTCAACAGG GGTATCACAAACGGTGCTGAATGGTATCCTCTAACTGGAGGTATGCAAGATTTCAACTACGTTTGGTATGGCTGCATGGAGGTCACCCTTGAGGTCTCTTGCTGCAAGTATCCACCTGCTCAAGAGCTGCCCAAATACTGGGAGGATAATAAAGAG tcTCTTGTCAGGTTTTTGCAAGAAGCACACAGAGGTGTCCATGGTTTCGTCATAGATGAGAATGGCAATCCCATCGAGAAGGCATCTTTGAAGATCAAAGGTAGAGATGTCGGCTTCCAGTCCACCAGATATGGAGAGTTCTGGAGGATTTTATTGCCAGGAATGTACAAGTTGGAG GTTTACGCCGATGGATTCGTTCCcagagaaattgaatttgtgGTCTTAGATCAACAACCCACTCTCTTGAACGTCACAATGATGGCAGCAAAG CGTAAAGATGGGCAATACTACAGGCCCCAAGCTCAAACACCTCATCACCCACCTTTTCACAGAGGACCGCCTCCACAGCTTACCAGACCACAGAATGGGATATTTTCTTCTTTAAGCAACGGGTTCAACAGTTTAGTCAGTAACCTATTCGGTTAA
- the LOC123683481 gene encoding ras-related protein Rab-28-like isoform X2, producing the protein MSDSDGEGVDVEKQVKIVILGETNVGKTSLVKRYCYDEFSRYYTQTVGADFYLKRLALPGRHEVTIRISDVGGFEFKGSMLPNYLFNTDIIILMYDITNSVSFEYLMVWLNEVTKILEKRPMVAVVGGKCDVEHHRNVKSVDVKRFVENQKVYSFLVSSKTGEGVSKLTTVFWNWWPPIWAYP; encoded by the exons ATGTCGGACTCAGATGGAGAGGGGGTAGACGTGGAAAAGCAAGTGAAAATCGTGATTCTAGGGGAAACAAACGTAGGAAAG ACGAGTTTGGTGAAGAGGTACTGTTACGATGAGTTCTCAAGATACTACACTCAAACTGTTGGTGCTGATTTTTACCTGAAGAGGCTAGCTTTACCTGGAAGACACGAAGTTACCATCAGGATCTCTGATGTTGGAGGGTTTGAGTTTAAAGGATCCATGTTGCCGAACTATCTCTTTAATACTGAT ATCATAATTTTGATGTATGACATTACGAACTCTGTGAGCTTTGAGTATTTGATGGTTTGGCTCAACGAAGTGACTAAAATCTTGGAGAAAAGACCTATGGTTGCTGTTGTGGGAGGCAAAT GTGATGTTGAGCACCATAGAAACGTGAAATCCGTTGACGTGAAGCGATTTGTCGAAAACCAAAAAGTTTATAGCTTTTTAGTGTCGTCAAAAACAGGAGAGGgggtaagtaa GTTAACAACTGTTTTTTGGAATTGGTGGCCGCCCATTTGGGCATACCCTTGA
- the LOC123683479 gene encoding uncharacterized protein LOC123683479 isoform X2 produces the protein MGNFLKKRKENLTSVDEKRSVQKGMSFYKPGTSIIPLSISSLDEIMRDDLGSLVTTSSCTRPSIFNSNESDEASSSKEVEEEVDDIITPQQMEYLYEQYKAMNPQNFEGIFMQFETLKVVKHLFDMWQTDLIYKFDNYHAYMKTDVNLIKKYSEYTKAGLESNIEQMFLKHSIKMIITYKMILDHLETSNANELIQQLAISHGLLGIRGADFKDMDIHLTKYLLQRNLINDESIISLVAFLSSISDETKKVLYERRNKARTSFISNMELVGRPNVTRDA, from the exons atgggaaattttctcaaaaagagAAAAGAAAATCTCACTTCGGTTGACGAAAAAAGATCCGTTCAAAAGGGAATGAGTTTTTACAAACCTGGTACAAGCATTATTCCTCTTTCTATTTCCTCGTTGGATGAAATCATGAGAGACGATCTTGGCTCATTAGTAACTACTTCCTCATGCACAAGAccatcaattttcaattctaatGAATCTGATGAAGCGTCATCAAGTAAAGAGGTCGAAGAGGAAGTGGATGATATTATTACTCCTCAACAAATGGAGTATCTTTATGAACAGTATAAAGCTATGAATCCACAAAATTTCGAAGGAATTTTTATGCAGTTTGAGACTTTAAAAGTGGTCAAACACCTTTTTGATATGTGGCAAACGGACTTGATATATAAATTCGATAACTATCATGC TTACATGAAAACTGATGTAAATCTCATCAAGAAGTATTCTGAATATACAAAAGCTGGATTAGAATCAAATATTGAACAAATGTTTCTTAAACATTCAATCAAGATGATCATAACTTACAAAATGATATTGGATCATCTTGAAACCAGTAACGCCAATGaattaattcaacaattagCTATAAGTCATGGTTTACTTGGTATAAGAGGCGCTGATTTTAag GATATGGATATCCATCTTACAAAATATCTGCTGCAAAGAAATTTAATAAATGATGAAAGTATAATTTCTCTAGTTGCTTTTTTGTCCTCAATTTCTGATGAAACAAAGAAGGTCCTTTACGAAAGAAGAAATAAGGCAAGAACctcatttatttcaaacatgGAGTTAGTTGGGAGACCGAATGTAACTAGAG ATGCATGA
- the LOC123683479 gene encoding uncharacterized protein LOC123683479 isoform X1 translates to MGNFLKKRKENLTSVDEKRSVQKGMSFYKPGTSIIPLSISSLDEIMRDDLGSLVTTSSCTRPSIFNSNESDEASSSKEVEEEVDDIITPQQMEYLYEQYKAMNPQNFEGIFMQFETLKVVKHLFDMWQTDLIYKFDNYHAYMKTDVNLIKKYSEYTKAGLESNIEQMFLKHSIKMIITYKMILDHLETSNANELIQQLAISHGLLGIRGADFKDMDIHLTKYLLQRNLINDESIISLVAFLSSISDETKKVLYERRNKARTSFISNMELVGRPNVTRDNYRCMKKWSHVVSIIDTKANQIQKQIKLHMPEEKLEDDSVTVDTEILKEKDFIMKKLKFVGKK, encoded by the exons atgggaaattttctcaaaaagagAAAAGAAAATCTCACTTCGGTTGACGAAAAAAGATCCGTTCAAAAGGGAATGAGTTTTTACAAACCTGGTACAAGCATTATTCCTCTTTCTATTTCCTCGTTGGATGAAATCATGAGAGACGATCTTGGCTCATTAGTAACTACTTCCTCATGCACAAGAccatcaattttcaattctaatGAATCTGATGAAGCGTCATCAAGTAAAGAGGTCGAAGAGGAAGTGGATGATATTATTACTCCTCAACAAATGGAGTATCTTTATGAACAGTATAAAGCTATGAATCCACAAAATTTCGAAGGAATTTTTATGCAGTTTGAGACTTTAAAAGTGGTCAAACACCTTTTTGATATGTGGCAAACGGACTTGATATATAAATTCGATAACTATCATGC TTACATGAAAACTGATGTAAATCTCATCAAGAAGTATTCTGAATATACAAAAGCTGGATTAGAATCAAATATTGAACAAATGTTTCTTAAACATTCAATCAAGATGATCATAACTTACAAAATGATATTGGATCATCTTGAAACCAGTAACGCCAATGaattaattcaacaattagCTATAAGTCATGGTTTACTTGGTATAAGAGGCGCTGATTTTAag GATATGGATATCCATCTTACAAAATATCTGCTGCAAAGAAATTTAATAAATGATGAAAGTATAATTTCTCTAGTTGCTTTTTTGTCCTCAATTTCTGATGAAACAAAGAAGGTCCTTTACGAAAGAAGAAATAAGGCAAGAACctcatttatttcaaacatgGAGTTAGTTGGGAGACCGAATGTAACTAGAG ATAATTACAGATGCATGAAGAAATGGTCGCATGTCGTTTCTATAATCGATACGAAGGCCAACCaaatacaaaaacaaattaaactTCATATGCCAGAGGAAAAACTAGAGGATGATTCAGTTACAGTAGATacggaaatattgaaggaaaaagATTTCATCATGAAGAAGCTGAAATTTGtgggaaaaaaatag
- the LOC123683481 gene encoding ras-related protein Rab-28-like isoform X1, whose product MSDSDGEGVDVEKQVKIVILGETNVGKTSLVKRYCYDEFSRYYTQTVGADFYLKRLALPGRHEVTIRISDVGGFEFKGSMLPNYLFNTDIIILMYDITNSVSFEYLMVWLNEVTKILEKRPMVAVVGGKCDVEHHRNVKSVDVKRFVENQKVYSFLVSSKTGEGVNNCFLELVAAHLGIPLTKKDKEEQESIVRAEIMPPSARIPHKPEKSGSHNSSSSVCSMQ is encoded by the exons ATGTCGGACTCAGATGGAGAGGGGGTAGACGTGGAAAAGCAAGTGAAAATCGTGATTCTAGGGGAAACAAACGTAGGAAAG ACGAGTTTGGTGAAGAGGTACTGTTACGATGAGTTCTCAAGATACTACACTCAAACTGTTGGTGCTGATTTTTACCTGAAGAGGCTAGCTTTACCTGGAAGACACGAAGTTACCATCAGGATCTCTGATGTTGGAGGGTTTGAGTTTAAAGGATCCATGTTGCCGAACTATCTCTTTAATACTGAT ATCATAATTTTGATGTATGACATTACGAACTCTGTGAGCTTTGAGTATTTGATGGTTTGGCTCAACGAAGTGACTAAAATCTTGGAGAAAAGACCTATGGTTGCTGTTGTGGGAGGCAAAT GTGATGTTGAGCACCATAGAAACGTGAAATCCGTTGACGTGAAGCGATTTGTCGAAAACCAAAAAGTTTATAGCTTTTTAGTGTCGTCAAAAACAGGAGAGGgg GTTAACAACTGTTTTTTGGAATTGGTGGCCGCCCATTTGGGCATACCCTTGACGAAAAAAGACAAAGAAGAGCAGGAGTCCATAGTGAGGGCAGAAATAATGCCACCATCAGCTAGAATACCTCACAAACCCGAAAAATCTGGTTCCCATAACAGCTCATCTTCAGTCTGTTCTAtgcaataa
- the LOC123683480 gene encoding vasotocin-neurophysin VT-like encodes MHQSVMVQKQKRSLFFPQKKITVPALLDIKEATGKNNSFILTSHQKKCHYSKNPTTPLEISIPQDSIKDEESPLGKHSSFEHQQLKMFNNIFFFAVLVAVYVLVGEACLITNCPRGGKRSGKTAARADVRPCVSCGPGRSGQCFGPGICCGPFGCLIGTPESIVCQREGYFHETEPCIAGSSPCRRNTGRCAAEGVCCNQDSCHVDSSCSGEEKNRNTPTENLFPLDVYNLFSY; translated from the exons ATGCATCAGAGCGTAATGGTCCAAAAACAGAAGAGATCCTTGTTTTTTCCTCAAAAGAAAATCACCGTCCCAGCCCTTCTCGATATCAAAGAAGCAACTGGTAAGAATAATTCATTTATATTAACGTCCCACCAAAAGAAATgtcattattcaaaaaatccCACTACCCCTCTGGAAATCAGCATCCCTCAGGACAGTATAAAAGACGAGGAAAGTCCCTTAGGAAAACACTCTTCGTTCGAGCACCAACAACTAAAGATGTtcaacaacatttttttctttgctGTTTTGGTTGCTGTGTACGTTCTCGTTGGGGAGGCTTGCCTCATTACCAACTGTCCAAGGGGCGGCAAACGCAGCGGCAAAACTGCCGCAAGAGCAGATGTGAGACCG TGTGTTAGCTGCGGACCTGGCAGATCAGGTCAATGTTTTGGACCGGGTATCTGCTGCGGGCCCTTCGGTTGTCTTATAGGAACCCCAGAAAGTATAGTTTGTCAAAGAGAAGGCTATTTCCATGAAACTGAACCCTGTATAGCTGGAAGCTCACCTTGCAGAAGAAACACAGGGAGATGCGCTGCAGAGGGCGTATGTTGCAATCAAG ATTCCTGCCACGTTGATAGCAGTTGTAGCGGTGAAGAGAAAAATAGAAACACACCAACTGAAAATCTGTTCCCTTTGGACgtatataatttattttcctattga